A window of the Salvelinus sp. IW2-2015 linkage group LG37, ASM291031v2, whole genome shotgun sequence genome harbors these coding sequences:
- the LOC111960409 gene encoding putative ferric-chelate reductase 1 yields MDNISRLMFAVVMAMAYMAMGAEAQNTTMDPNSTMASNVTTAPVVNTTATAPTVEILTAECGNSQLCASEPSECNPALAGSCFFISTQQTSGQNISFQLRGVSSGYIAVGLSTDNKQGGNDTTYVCANNNGKVKFFTALLDNTVLTIISTLPVNSVKGSVNGQIIQCTFSATVPKATVTRSPNTSFYLSISNGTFMNDTLGSPKNFLFSKEAVDLADPNAKVTNSLNSAPSGHAFGLSQALLILLGVMML; encoded by the exons ATGGACAATATCAGCAGACTGATGTTCGCAGTTGTCATGGCAATGGCTTACATGGCGATGGGAGCCGAGGCACAGAACACCACAATGGATCCGAACTCCACAATGGCATCCAATGTAACAACGGCACCTGTTGTCAACACCACCGCCACAGCTCCCACA GTAGAGATCTTGACGGCGGAATGTGGAAACTCTCAGCTCTGTGCTTCTGAACCGTCAGAGTGTAATCCGGCCCTGGCTGGTTCCTGTTTCTTCATCTCCACCCAGCAGACCTCGGGACAGAATATCTCCTTCCAGCTACGAGGAGTGTCCAGCGGCTACATCGCTGTAGGCTTGTCCACAGACAACAAACAG ggaGGGAACGACACCACCTATGTGTGTGCAAACAACAACGGCAAAGTGAAGTTCTTCACCGCTCTCCTCGACAACACAGTTCTGACCATCATCAGCACA CTGCCTGTGAACTCTGTGAAGGGCTCAGTCAACGGTCAGATCATCCAGTGCACCTTCTCTGCTACTGTCCCCAAAGCTACTGTCACCCGGAGCCCCAACACCAGCTTCTACCTCTCCATCTCCAACGGGACTTTTATGAACG ATACCCTAGGTTCTCCTAAGAATTTTCTGTTCAGTAAAGAAGCTGTGGACCTGGCCGACCCCAACGCTAAAGTGACCAACTCTTTAAACTCTGCTCCCTCCGGCCACGCCTTCGGCCTGTCTCAAG CTCTTCTGATCCTGCTAGGTGTGATGATGCTGTAA